A single window of uncultured Methanospirillum sp. DNA harbors:
- a CDS encoding protease inhibitor I42 family protein, producing the protein MRFANIEPFWKYLYRREPYVAIMDYRRLVLVMLVLAAVLLAGCTGQNSKMSYEKKSGAADISEKDSGKTVPPDSANAEKTGGDDALQTSSQETMPLNDTINIYLKENPTTGFQWNATVTSGLRIENDTYVPDPVKPGVAGSGGMHYWLVRGIAKGNQTFDAIYMRSWEPVTGNESRYTMNIQVV; encoded by the coding sequence GTGCGTTTCGCGAACATCGAGCCGTTCTGGAAGTACTTATATCGCCGGGAGCCCTATGTTGCAATCATGGATTACCGGAGACTGGTTCTTGTTATGCTGGTGCTGGCGGCTGTACTTCTGGCAGGCTGCACGGGCCAGAACAGCAAGATGTCATATGAGAAAAAGTCCGGAGCAGCTGATATCAGTGAGAAAGACTCAGGGAAAACCGTGCCACCTGATTCTGCAAATGCGGAGAAAACCGGTGGTGACGATGCCCTGCAGACAAGTTCGCAGGAGACGATGCCCCTCAATGACACTATTAACATATACCTGAAAGAGAATCCCACTACCGGTTTTCAGTGGAATGCCACGGTCACATCCGGACTCCGCATCGAGAACGACACCTATGTTCCCGACCCTGTCAAACCAGGTGTTGCCGGATCAGGGGGGATGCACTACTGGCTTGTCCGGGGCATTGCAAAAGGAAACCAGACATTTGATGCAATCTACATGCGGTCGTGGGAACCGGTCACCGGCAACGAGTCACGATATACAATGAATATTCAGGTAGTCTGA
- a CDS encoding response regulator, giving the protein MRVIRVLYVDDDQSFLEIVKVILEKDGEFSVTLSQEGDEALDLLSAGDYDLVLSDCRMIRMDGVMFRERVRELYPGMPFIFFTGRQREEGISKILDDLTWYLQKGGDPAVQFARLTDQIRSCVRAEEPTC; this is encoded by the coding sequence GTGAGAGTGATACGTGTTCTGTACGTGGATGACGACCAGTCCTTTCTCGAGATCGTAAAAGTGATCCTTGAGAAAGACGGAGAGTTCTCAGTCACTCTCTCTCAGGAGGGAGATGAGGCACTCGATCTTCTCAGCGCAGGTGATTATGATCTCGTCCTCTCTGACTGCCGGATGATCAGAATGGACGGAGTCATGTTCAGAGAAAGAGTGAGAGAGTTATACCCGGGAATGCCGTTTATCTTCTTCACCGGGAGACAAAGGGAAGAAGGGATCTCAAAGATACTTGATGACCTGACCTGGTATCTGCAGAAAGGTGGAGACCCTGCAGTGCAGTTTGCCAGGCTCACCGATCAGATCCGTTCCTGTGTCAGGGCAGAAGAGCCCACCTGCTAG
- a CDS encoding EamA family transporter, which produces MQRSDRPAIIEGITAAVLFGFVVPVSKILLAETGPVTLAALLYLGAGVGLLLMRMIRPSPAHYEAPVTRKELPLLAVIVISGSIIGPILLMTGLTMVSAGTASLLLNAELVMTGIIAAVFFSEPLGRRATGAMAAVVIGGLILSVDPFGNFGISAGAVLILGACFCWGVDNNVTRSLSGKDPSSIVIIKGMCAGIFGLILGIYLGEPLPAPEYLLLIIITGFFGYGLSLVLFIRSLRTLGAVRTGSLFALAPFIGAGISWIFPGEVPGFQVFLCLPFMAAGVYLIATEHHHHPHSHFQVSHDHRHWHDDGHHTHSHRDSVPSEHAHLHQHEQVIHDHQHTPDLHHYHDHVTRSDDKKSE; this is translated from the coding sequence ATGCAGAGGTCTGATCGTCCTGCCATCATTGAAGGGATCACCGCTGCAGTCCTTTTTGGGTTCGTCGTCCCGGTCTCAAAGATACTGCTCGCAGAAACCGGACCGGTAACCTTAGCTGCCCTGCTCTATCTGGGTGCGGGTGTCGGACTTCTTCTGATGAGGATGATCAGGCCGTCGCCGGCACATTATGAAGCACCGGTGACCAGAAAGGAACTCCCGCTTCTTGCAGTCATAGTCATCTCAGGGAGTATTATCGGCCCGATTCTCCTGATGACCGGGCTCACGATGGTTTCGGCAGGGACCGCCTCTCTGCTTTTGAATGCCGAACTGGTAATGACCGGCATCATCGCAGCCGTCTTCTTCTCTGAACCCCTCGGCAGACGGGCAACCGGGGCAATGGCTGCTGTTGTGATCGGCGGGCTCATTCTCTCTGTTGATCCTTTTGGCAACTTTGGGATTTCAGCCGGAGCAGTGCTGATCCTCGGGGCATGCTTCTGCTGGGGAGTTGACAATAATGTTACCAGAAGTCTTTCAGGAAAAGATCCAAGTTCTATCGTGATCATCAAAGGGATGTGTGCCGGTATTTTCGGCCTCATCCTGGGAATATACCTTGGTGAACCTCTGCCAGCCCCTGAGTACCTTTTGTTAATTATAATAACCGGTTTTTTTGGATACGGTCTCTCGCTGGTTCTGTTTATCAGGTCGCTCAGAACACTCGGTGCCGTCAGAACCGGGTCCCTCTTTGCTCTGGCGCCGTTCATCGGTGCAGGGATCTCATGGATATTTCCTGGAGAAGTCCCGGGCTTTCAGGTTTTTCTCTGCCTTCCGTTTATGGCCGCCGGGGTGTACCTGATCGCGACAGAGCATCATCACCATCCCCACTCTCATTTTCAGGTCAGCCATGATCACCGGCACTGGCACGATGATGGCCATCATACTCACTCTCATCGGGACTCAGTTCCTAGTGAACACGCACATCTTCACCAGCATGAGCAGGTTATCCACGATCACCAGCATACCCCTGATCTCCATCATTACCATGATCATGTGACAAGATCTGATGACAAGAAGAGTGAATGA
- a CDS encoding HD domain-containing protein, translating into MSRDCPGNFSERPDAGPALALMKRYDPDHPHALQVERLAGLLFDLLVGLHGMGESERWFLGMAALLHDIGWSEPSRPHHKASMDLILADITLPLTPADRQIVAQIARYHRKADPNPSHPGFAGLTDDQKRQVRWSAGILRLADALDRSHRSVVQELSVRTSDRVIQISCTTTNDHIPEPEIQVLGKKSALLSEVTGCRIEILWSRTNTP; encoded by the coding sequence ATGAGCCGGGACTGTCCCGGAAATTTTTCTGAGAGGCCGGATGCCGGACCTGCTCTTGCACTCATGAAGCGGTATGATCCCGATCATCCTCATGCCCTCCAGGTTGAGCGGCTGGCAGGACTGCTGTTCGATCTCCTTGTCGGACTTCATGGAATGGGGGAGTCGGAACGGTGGTTTCTCGGGATGGCGGCTCTTCTACATGATATCGGCTGGAGTGAACCGTCACGTCCGCATCACAAGGCATCCATGGACCTTATCCTCGCTGACATTACTCTCCCCCTGACCCCTGCAGACAGACAGATTGTGGCCCAGATAGCCCGGTATCATCGGAAGGCAGATCCAAATCCCTCTCATCCTGGCTTTGCCGGCTTGACCGATGATCAAAAAAGGCAGGTCCGCTGGTCTGCAGGCATTCTACGCCTTGCTGACGCACTCGATCGCTCTCATCGTTCAGTTGTACAGGAATTATCAGTCCGCACATCTGATAGGGTCATTCAAATCAGTTGCACGACCACAAATGATCATATCCCTGAACCGGAGATTCAGGTTCTTGGGAAGAAATCAGCCCTGCTCAGCGAGGTAACCGGGTGCCGGATAGAAATTTTATGGAGCCGAACGAACACACCGTAG
- a CDS encoding CHAD domain-containing protein encodes MFAKRTLLLTTYNQKNLHMMYHMTGQRPIGSPLQNPDYCLYATSTFLPLLSQLEAELQGVVKDDDIEYVHRSRVATRRIRAAFPLFHECLPDDSRLKWEKQIRRLTQSLGEARDLDVQIEFVRGFLGERNPEKRSTVPLFSPAEPLQISPVITAPALVSRQDRPEPSHTFRSRVSAWLEKHQIISQKENKPGEEGVTDSVMPSAREIEMYQPSDPIIPGLECLLLRLIQKRRVMQPDVATVVSDFTKSRTIHDMAACLHDLKVRAMLEGTGGHPIQTYEHAFMQIMARVSDLFWFEPYLQDSSRLEQHHEMRIAAKRLRYTLEAYAGLYEDHLKTDIKVIKHLQELLGDIHDCDVWTGLLPRFLEEEEERSVSYFGNHGFFELMKPGINMLREDRGNSRTALFRELTGYWDEVKEEGFWDRFSEKISLPLQHSFDRNTGPDKGGPLTIALISDVHANLPALEAVLADAQMRGATVVLHAGDLTGYGPFPDEVINLVREKHIISVIGNYDISVLSRKWKKGKPASREKQLAMRWAYHQISGKNRSWLASLPRKIRMCVRGIPLILTHGSPDSLTEYLDYGTPDTRLHEIATAEKGKVIITGHSHRAAAREVDGVWFINAGSVGRPEDGDPRACYALLTVDPFSVIHIRVPYEIDRTVEAIRHRHLPDAFARIVREGRSLDVVQESGDRP; translated from the coding sequence ATGTTCGCGAAACGCACCCTCCTCCTCACAACATATAACCAGAAAAACCTCCACATGATGTACCATATGACCGGCCAGCGGCCGATTGGATCTCCTCTCCAGAATCCTGATTACTGCCTATACGCAACCAGCACATTTCTGCCTCTTCTCAGTCAGCTGGAAGCAGAACTACAGGGGGTGGTGAAGGATGATGATATCGAGTACGTCCATCGCAGTCGTGTGGCGACACGGAGGATACGTGCCGCGTTTCCCTTGTTTCATGAGTGTCTCCCTGATGATTCCAGGTTGAAATGGGAGAAGCAGATCCGCAGACTGACGCAATCTCTGGGTGAAGCACGTGATCTTGATGTACAGATCGAGTTTGTCCGCGGATTTCTTGGTGAACGCAATCCCGAAAAAAGATCCACAGTTCCTCTCTTCTCACCTGCCGAGCCTCTCCAGATATCCCCGGTGATCACGGCACCTGCACTGGTCTCACGGCAGGATCGTCCAGAGCCATCCCACACATTCAGAAGCAGGGTCTCTGCCTGGCTCGAAAAACATCAGATCATCAGTCAGAAAGAGAACAAGCCCGGAGAGGAAGGAGTAACTGACTCTGTCATGCCTTCGGCCCGGGAGATCGAGATGTATCAGCCATCCGATCCGATCATTCCAGGGCTTGAATGTCTCCTGCTCAGGCTCATCCAGAAGCGGAGGGTGATGCAGCCTGATGTCGCAACGGTGGTATCTGACTTTACCAAAAGCAGGACCATCCATGACATGGCAGCCTGTCTCCATGATCTGAAAGTAAGGGCGATGCTTGAGGGGACAGGTGGCCACCCGATACAGACTTATGAGCATGCCTTCATGCAGATCATGGCCCGGGTATCTGACCTCTTCTGGTTCGAACCATATCTTCAGGACTCATCACGATTAGAGCAGCATCATGAGATGCGCATCGCTGCAAAGCGACTAAGATACACGCTTGAAGCATATGCAGGGCTCTACGAGGATCACCTGAAGACAGACATCAAGGTGATCAAGCACCTGCAGGAACTCCTCGGAGATATCCATGACTGTGATGTCTGGACCGGACTGCTGCCACGATTTCTTGAGGAAGAGGAGGAGCGCTCAGTTTCATACTTTGGAAATCACGGGTTCTTCGAGCTCATGAAGCCAGGTATCAATATGCTCCGCGAAGATCGGGGAAACAGCCGGACGGCCTTGTTCAGGGAACTTACCGGGTACTGGGACGAGGTGAAGGAGGAGGGATTCTGGGACCGGTTCTCAGAGAAGATCTCACTACCGCTTCAGCACTCATTTGATCGTAACACGGGCCCTGATAAAGGAGGGCCTCTCACCATCGCCCTGATCAGCGATGTGCATGCAAACCTTCCTGCACTCGAAGCAGTTCTTGCTGATGCACAGATGAGAGGAGCAACTGTAGTTCTTCATGCCGGAGACCTGACCGGTTACGGTCCGTTTCCTGATGAGGTCATCAATCTTGTCAGGGAAAAGCATATTATTAGTGTCATTGGTAATTACGATATCTCGGTCCTTTCAAGAAAGTGGAAGAAGGGAAAGCCGGCGTCACGCGAGAAACAGCTGGCGATGAGATGGGCATACCACCAGATCTCAGGTAAGAACCGTTCCTGGCTTGCCAGCCTTCCAAGGAAGATCCGCATGTGTGTGAGGGGTATCCCGCTGATCCTCACACATGGTAGTCCGGACTCACTGACAGAGTACCTCGATTACGGAACTCCTGACACCAGGCTGCATGAGATCGCAACAGCAGAAAAGGGGAAGGTGATCATAACCGGGCATTCTCACCGGGCAGCAGCCCGCGAAGTTGACGGAGTCTGGTTCATAAATGCAGGCAGCGTCGGCAGGCCTGAAGACGGGGATCCCAGGGCATGTTATGCCCTCCTCACCGTGGACCCATTCTCTGTCATTCATATCCGGGTCCCTTACGAGATCGATCGCACCGTTGAGGCGATACGACACCGGCATCTGCCCGATGCATTTGCACGGATAGTCAGGGAGGGGCGATCTCTGGATGTGGTTCAGGAGTCCGGGGATCGGCCATGA